The stretch of DNA CCGCCCCACGATCCGTCACATCACACGCCACCACCGTCGCCCGCGCACCCGACTCCGCCAACTCCGCCACCAGCTCGGCCGCACCCACGGCCTCACCACCACGACGACTGACCAGAACCAGCTCACGCACCCCGTACCCGGCCACCAGATGACGCGCCACCACCGCACCCAGACCACCAGTACCACCCGTCACCAACACCGCACCCTCCCCACCGAACACCCGAACGGCCTCGGCAGTGGGAGCGGGACGACGGACCAGACGGGCGGCACGGAGCTCGTCACCGCGCACGGCGAGCTGTGGCTCATCGGAGGTGAGCGCGGCGGCCGGGAGAGTGAGCAGGTCCTGCTCGGCGTCGAGGTCGACGAGGAGGAAGCGGCCGGGGTTCTCGGACTGCGCGGAACGCACCAGGCCCCAGACCACGGCGGCGGCCGGGTCGTGGCCGGTGGTCGCGCCCCGGGTGACCAGGACGAGCCGGGAGGCGGCGAACCGCTCGTCCTGCTCGAGCCAGGTCTGTACGGCGGCGAGGGCGTCGGTGGCGGCGCGGTGTGCGGCGGTGACGGGGTCGGCGTCCGGGCCGGTGCCGGTGAGCGGCAGCAGCACGGTGTCCGGGACGGCGCCGTCGGCGGCGGCGAGGGCCGCGAGGTCCGGATGGACGGCGAGTTCGCCGAACTGGGGCAGGGCGCGCAGGCCGAAGGGGTCCTCGCCGACGAGGGCGGCGGTGCCGGAGGCGGCGGCGACCGCCGTGACGGGCACCCAGTCGAGGCGGAACAGGGCGTCGCGGACCAGTGCGGCGGCTGCGTCGATCTCGCGGGCCGCGACCGCGCGCAGGATCAGCGAGTCGGCGGACAGGACGAGCTGTCCCGCGTCGTCGGCGACGGCGATCGCGACGGCGTCGCCGGCCGCCGGAGCGAGCCGCACCCGCAGCGTGGTGGCGCCGCTCGCGTGCAGGCTGACGCCTTCCCAGGAGAAGGGCAGCCCACCGGCGGCGCGCTCGTCGAGGTCGACGAACGACGCCGCGTGCAGGGCGGAGTCGAGGAGCGCGGGGTGCAGGCCGAAGGACTGGGCGTCGGTGTGGCCGGACTCGGGCAGGACGACCTCGGCGAACACCTCGTCGCCGCGGCGCCAGGCGGCCCGCAGGCCCTGGAAGAGCGGGCCGTAGCCGAAGCCGCCCTCGGCGAGCCGGTCGTAGAGGCCGTCCACGGGGAGGGCCTCGGCACCGGCCGGGGGCCAGACGGTGGCGTCGAAGTCGGTGGCGGCGCGGGAGGGCGAGAGCACACCGGTGGCGTGGGACGTCCAGGGGGCGTCCTCGTCGGCGTCGGGGCGGCCGTAGATCGTGACGCTGCGGCGGCCGGACTCGTCCGGGTTGCCGATCCACAGCTGCACCTGGACGCCGCCCTGCTCGGGCAGGACGAGCGGTGCCGCCAGAGTCAGTTCGTCGACGCGGTCGCAACCGACCTCGTCGCCGGCGCGGACGGCCAGCTCCAGGAAGGCGGTGCCGGGCAGCAGGGTGGTGCCGCGGACGGTGTGGTCGGCGAGCCACGGGTGGCTGAGCAGGGAGATCCGGCCGGTCAGCAGGGCGCCCTCGGAGTCGGCGAGGGAGACCGCGGCGGACAGCAGCGGGTGGTGGGCGGCTCCGAGTCCGACGGAGCGCAGGTCGGCGGCGCCGCCCTGGACGGCGCGCGGCCAGTAGCGGCGGTGCTGGAAGGTGTACGTCGGCAGGTCGGTGCGGCGGGCTCCGGTGCCGGTGAAGCAGGCGTCCCAGCGCAGCGTGGTGCCGTGGGTGTGCAGCGCGGCGAGCGCGGCGGTGAAGGTGTGGTCCTCGGGGCGGCCCTCGCGCAGCGCGGGCACGGTGACGGCATCGGAGCCGGCGGCGTCCAGGCAGTTCTGTGCCAGGGCGGACAGCACGCTGTCGGGGCCGAGTTCGAGGAAGGCGGTGACGTCGTGCCGGGCGAGCCAGTCGATGCCGTCGGCGAAGCGGACGGCGTGGCGAACGTGGTCGACCCAGTAGTCGGGCGAGGTGAGCTGGGCGACGGTGGCCGGCTCACCGGTGACGTTGGAGACGACGGGCAGCAGCGGGCTGTGCAGCGTGAGGCCTTCGACGACGCTACGGAACTCGTCGACCATCGGTGCCATGAGCGGCGAGTGGAAGGCGTGCGAGACGCGCAGCCTGCTCGTCCTGCGTCCGTCGGCGGCCAGGCGGGCCGCCAGCTCGGTGACGGTGGTCTCGTCGCCGGAGAGGACGACGGCGGAGGGCCCGTTGACGGCGGCGAGGGACACCAGGTCCTCGTGGCCGGCGAGCAGCGGGGCGACCTCCTCCTCGCTCGCCTGCACGGCGACCATCGCGCCGCCCTCGGGCAGCGCCTGCATGAGACGGCCGCGGGCGGCCACCAGGGTGGCCGCGTCGTCGAGGGAGAGCACGCCGGCGACGTGCGCGGCGGCGATCTCGCCCACGGAGTGGCCGGCCAGGTGGTCCGGCTTGACCTCGAAGGACTCCAGCAGACGGTAGAGGGCGACCTCGACGGCGAACAGCGCGGGCTGCGCGTACTCGGTGCGGTCGAGGCGGGCGGCGTCCTCGCCCCACAGCACCTCGCGCAGCGGCACGTCCAGGTGGGGGGTGAAGGCGTCGAGGGCGGCGTCCAGGGCGGCGGCGAACACCGGGAAGCGGGCGGCGAGTTCGCGGCCGGCGCCGAGGCGCTGGGCGCCCTGTCCGGTGAACAGGACGGCGAGGCGGGTCTCGGTGCGGGCGGTGCCGGTGACGGTGTCGGCCAGGGCGGCCGGGTCGGTGCCGTCGGCGATCGCGGTCAGCCGCTCGGTGAGGCCGGGCGGGCTCGCGGCGAGCAGGACGACCCGGTGCTCGAACGCGGTGCGGGTGGTGGCGAGCGAGTAGGCGGTGTCCGTCAGCGCGGGCGGGGTGCCGGTGCCGAGGGTGGTGAGCAGGGCGGCGGCCTGGGCGCGCAGCACCTCGGGACCGCGGCCGGAGAGCAGCACGGGCACCACGCCGGTGACGGCGGCCGAGGTGCCCGGGGTGTCGTCCTCGGTGTCGGCGGGCTCCGGCTCGGGGGCCTGCTCGACGATGGTGTGGGCGTTGGTGCCGCTGATACCGAAGGAGGAGACGGCCGCGCGGCGGGGGGCGCCGGTGGCGGGCCATTCGGTGTTCTCGGTGAGGACGCGGACGGCGCCCTGCGACCAGTCGACGTGGCGGGTGGGCTCGTCGGCGAGGAGGGTGCGGGGCAGCACGCCGTGCCGCATCGCCATGACCATCTTGATGACACCGGCGACACCGGCGGCGGCCTGGGTGTGGCTGATGTTGGACTTCACCGAGCCGAGCAGCAGCGGCTTGTCCTCGTCACGGTTCTGCCCGTAGGTGGCGAGCACCGCCTGTGCCTCGACGGGGTCGCCGAGGGTGGTGCCGGTGCCGTGCGCCTCGACGACGTCGATGTCGCCCGCGGAGAGCCGGGCGTTGACGAGGGCCTGCTCGATGACCGCCTGCTGCGAGGGGCCGTTGGGCGCGGTGAGGCCGTTGGAGGCACCGTCCTGGTTGACGGCGGTGCCGCGGACCACGGCGAGGATCTCGCGGCCGTTGCGGATCGCGTCGGAGAGGCGTTCCAGGACGAGGATGCCGACGCCCTCGGCCCAGCCGGTGCCGTCGGCGGTGTCGCCGAAGGAGCGGCAGCGGCCGTCGGCCGACAGTCCGCCCTGGCGGCCCATCTCGATGAAGGTGCCGGGGCCGGACATGACGGTGACGCCGCCCGCGAGGGCGAGGGTGCACTCGCCCGCGCGCAGCGCCTGGGTGGCGAGGTGGAGGGCGACCAGGGAGGAGGAGCAGGCGGTGTCGACGGTGACAGCGGGACCGACCGTGCCGAAGGTGTACGAGATGCGGCCGGACAGCACGCTGCCGGTGTTGCCGGTGAGCTGGAAGCCATCGGCGCCGTCGGCGGGGCCGACCCGGTAGTCCTGGGCCATGGCGCCGATGAAGACGCCGGTGCGGCTGCCCTTGACCGAGGTGGGGTCGATGCCGGCCCGCTCGAACGCCTCCCAGGCGGACTCCAGGACGACCCGCTGCTGCGGGTCCATGGCGACCGCCTCGCGCGGTGAGATGCCGAAGAAGTCCGCGTCGAAGTCCGGTGCGTCGTGCAGGAATCCACCGCGGGAGGTCGGCGAAGAGGCGAGCGCCTCCATGTCCCAGCCGCGGTCGGCGGGGAACGGGGTGACGCCGTTCTCGCCGGCCTCCACCATCCGCCACAGGTCCTCGGGGCTGCTGACGCCACCGGGGTAGCGACAGGTCATGCCGACGATGGCGATCGGTTCCTGGGCCGACGACTCCAGCTCGCTCACACGCCGCCGCGCGCGTCGCAGATCGGCGGTCGCCAGCTTGAGGTAATCCCGGAGCTTCTGTTCGTTGTCCATCTCAACCCATCCCGACGGCCGACGGCCGTACACGCATCGCCGAAATCTCTGCGCCGTGCTGCAGAACACCGACTCGCCACATGGCTCTCCTCTGCAGGAGAAGCCATGAGGCGAGTGTGGAGGGAGGCCCGGCAGGAAATCCCTAGAACTTGGAGGGGCTTTCGCCCGTTACCAGCTGTGCGCCAGCAGAAGGTCGTCGAGTTCGTTCTGCCGGGAAACGAGCGCAAGGTCGGCGTCGACCATCATCCGCATGAGTTCCGGGAAATCGACACTCGGCTTCCAGCCCAGCTGGGCCTGCGCCTTGGAGCTGTCGGCGCACAGCACCTCGACCTCGGCGGGCCGCACGAGGTCGGGGTCGATGACGACGTGGTCCTCCCAGTCGAGGCCCACGTGCTCGAAGGCGTAGCGGACCGCGTCGCGCACGGTGTGCATCTCTCCCGTGCCGATCACGTAGTCGTCGCCGGCGTCCTGCTGGAGCATCAGGTGCATGGCGCGGACGTAGTCGCCCGCGTAGCCCCAGTCACGGACCGCGTCCATGTTGCCGAGGGCCAGTTTGTCCTGGAGCCCCAGCTTGATGCGCGCGACCGCGAGAGAGATCTTGCGGGTCACGAACTCCTGGCCACGACGGGGCGATTCGTGGTTGAACAGCATTCCGGAGACCGCGTACATACCGAACGACTCGCGGTAGTTGCGGGTGATGAAGTGCCCGTACGCCTTGGCCGCGCCGTAGGGACTGCGCGGGTGGAAGAGCGTGGTCTCCCGCTGCGGCGTCTCGGCGACCTTGCCGAACATCTCCGAGGAGGACGCCTGGTAGAAGCGGATCTGGCCCTCGGGACCCGCGGTGCGGGACATGCTCAGTCCGCTCACCATGCGGATGGCCTCGAGGACGCGCAGCACGCCCATGCCGTTCACCTCGGTGACCAGCTCGGCCTGCTGCCAGGACATCGGCACGAACGAGATCGCGCCGAGGTTGTACACCTCGTCCGGCTGTACTCTGTCGACCGCCGAGACCAGGCTGGCCTGGTCCATGAGGTCGCCGTCCACGAAGGACAGTTCCGAAACGAGCCGGCTCACCCGGGACTTGCGGGGGTTGGCCTGGCCACGGATGAGACCCCACACCTGGTACCCCTGCGACAGCAGGTGCTCCGCCAGATAGGACCCGTCCTGGCCGGTAATTCCGGTGATCAGTGCGCGCTTGGGCATTTCATTCCCATCTCAACCGCAAAGAGACCGTCCAAACGCTGCGCTCGGTCGACGACCTGGCCTCGAGAAAGCTGTCCGGACGATAGACACCGGCACGTTCCCAAGCGGCGGAAGTCAATGTCAACGCTTCTCGAACTTACTAGGGAATTCCCGGGTGGGCCGATGCGGCCGGGGCGAACACTAGGGAAATCCGGGTGCGGTGCGGGATCCAATGACCGGGTCGGCGTGCCGGCCGACTCCGTTCCAACGGGCGGCTCCTGGCCGCCGTCAACCGGGGTGTCATTCCGTGCTGTTGAGACTCATGCGCACACGACTGCGCCCCTACGCGGGTTCCGTCGTCGCTCTGGTCGCCCTGCATCTGGTGCAGATCCTCGGCACGCTGCTGCTGCCGACGCTGGGCGCCGCGCTCATCGACGAGGGAGTCGTCCGCGAGGACAGCGATCGCATCGACGCCATCGGCGCGGCGATGGCGGTGGTGGCGCTGGTGCAGATCGCCGCGGCGCTGGGTGCCGCGGCCCTGGGCGCGCGCACCTCCACCGCCCTCGGGCGGGACCTGCGCTCCGCGGTCTTCCGCCGCGTGCTGGACTTCTCCGCCCGTGAGATCGGCCGCTTCGGCACCCCGTCCCTGCTGACCCGCTCGGTGAACGACGTGCAGCAGGTGCAGAACCTCGCCCAGTCCGGGCTCGGCATCTTCGTCGCGGCCCCGCTGATGTGCCTGGGCAGTGTGGTGCTCGCGCTGCGCCAGGACGTGCCGCTGGCCCTGATCCTCGTCCCGATGGTGCTGGTGGTGGGCGTCTGCTTCGGTTTCCTTTTGGCCCGTATGGCCGCGCTGTACGCCCGGCTGCAGCGGACGCTGGACCGTCTGGGGCGGCTGCTGCGGGAGCGGATCACCGGGGTGCGCGTGGTGCGTTCCTTCGCCCGGGACTCCTACGAGAGCGAGCGTTTCACCCGCACCAACGAGAAGCTCTTCGGCCTGTCCCTGGGGGTGGGCCGGCTCATCGCGGTGATGCTGCCGTCGGTTCTGCTGCTGATGAACCTCTTCACCCTGGCGCTGCTGTGGGTGGGGGCGCGGCGGATCGACGCGGGCAGCATGCAGATCGGCTCGCTCAGCGCCTTCCTCAGCTATCTGTCGCTCATCCTGATGTCCGTGGTGATGCTCGCCTTCGTGTTCCTGAACGTGCCGCGGGCCCGGGTGTGCGCGGAGCGGATCACGGAGGTCCTGGACGCGGAGACCGACGTCGTCCCGCCCACCGCGCCGCGGCCCATGACGGGTCCCGCCGGGCAGGTCGAACTGCTGGACGCCGAGTTCCGCTACCCGGGCGCCGAGAACGCCGTGCTCCGGGACCTGTCGCTGACGCTGAAGCCCGGTGAGCGGGTCGCGGTCCTCGGCAGCACCGGCTCCGGCAAGACCACGCTGCTGCACCTGATCCTGCGGCTGGTCGACGCGACCGCGGGCGAGGTGCGGATCGGCGGCACGGACGTGCGCGAACTGGACCCGTCGGTGCTGGCCGGCGCCGTGGGCTACGTGCCGCAGCGGCCGTACCTGTTCGCCGGGACCGTCGCGACCAATCTGCGCTTCGGCCGGCCGGACGCCACGGACGAGGAGCTGTGGGAGGTGCTGCGGGTCGCCCAGGCGGACGACTTCGTGGCCCGGCTCGGCGGCCTCGGCGCGGAGATCGCCCAGGGCGGCACCACCGTCTCCGGCGGCCAGCGCCAGCGGCTGGCGATCGCACGGGCGCTGCTGCGCCGCCCCGCCGTCTATCTCTTCGACGACTCCTTCTCCGCGCTCGACCAGAGCACGGAGGCGGCGCTGCGGGAGGCCCTGGTCCCCCACACGGCGGGCGCCACCGTGATCACCGTGGCGCAGCGCGTGGCCTCCGTGCGCGACTCCGACCGGATCGTCGTCCTGGACCAGGGCGGCATCGCCGCCACCGGCACCCATGACGCGCTGCTGCGCGACAGTCCCACGTACCGCGAGATCGCGCTCTCGCAGCGCACCCGAGAGGAAACCGCTCATGGCGCCGGACGTTCCTGAGGAGCACGAAGAAGCGCGAGAGGAGGCGGCGCGAGAGGAGGAGGCGCGTGAATCGGACCGGCCGGTCCGCCGGCTCGCCGGTCTGCTGCGCCCGCACCGCCGGTCCGTGGGCCTCGCCCTGGCGGCGGGTGTCGTCGGCATCCTCCTCAACGCGTTCGGTCCGCTGCTGCTGGGCCGCGTCACCGACCTGATCGCCGACGGCGTCCTCGGACACGGCGGACCGGCCCCGGGCGTCGACTTCGGGGCGCTCGGCAGGCTGCTGCAGATCCTGCTGGTTCTGTACGTGACGGCGTCGGTGTTCATGCTGGTGCAGAACTGGCTGGTGGCCTCGGTGGTCCGCCTGCTCATCCACGACCTGCGGCACCGGGCGCAGGAGAAACTGGCGCGGCTGCCGCTGCGCCACTTCGACCGTCAGCCGGCGGGCGAGACCCTCAGCCGCAGCACGGACGACGTCGACAACCTCCAGCAGACCCTCCAGCAGACCCTGACCGATCTGATCAGCTCCGTGTTCTCGCTGGTCATCATGCTGTCCCTGATGCTGATCATCTCGCCTTCGCTGGCCGGGGTGATGCTGCTGAGCGTCCCGGTGTCGGGGCTGCTCGCCGCCTGGATCGCCAAGCGGGCCCAGCCGCGGTACGCCGCCCAGTGGGCCGCGAGCGGCACACTGACCGCGCACGTCGAGGAGATGTGCGCCGGGCACGCGCTGGTGAAGGCCTTCGACCGGCGGGCGGAGGCCGAGCGGCGCTTCGACGAGCGCAACGAGGCGGTGTACCGGGCGGGTTCGGGGGCACAGTTCGCGTCCGGCGCGATCGAGCCCGTGATGATGTTCGTCGCCAACCTCGGCTATGTCGCGGTCGCCGTCGTCGGTGCCTGGAAGGTCGTGGACGGCTCGCTGACGCTGGGCGATGTGCAGGCGTTCATCCTGTACGCACGGCAGTTCAGCCAGCCGATCGTGGAGATCGCCTCGGTCGCCGGCCGCCTGCAGTCCGGGGTGGCCTCCGCGCAGCGGGTGTTCACGCTGCTCGACGCGCCGGAGCAGGATCCCGAACCGCGCCGCCCGCTCGCTGTGGAACGTGCCGAGGGCCGGGTGGAGTTCCAGGACGTGTCGTTCCGCTACTCCCCCGACGTGCCGCTCATCGAGGGGCTGTCACTGTCCGTGGAACCCGGCAGCACGGTGGCGATCGTCGGCCCGAGCGGCGCCGGCAAGACCACGGTCGCCAACCTGCTGATGCGCTTCTACGAGATCGACTCGGGCCGCATCCTCCTGGACGGCACCGACATCGCCGCGATGAACCGCGACGACCTGCGCTCCCGCTTCGGCCTCGTCCTCCAGGACACCTGGCTGTTCAAGGGAACCATCGCCGAGAACATCGCCTACGGGACCCCGGGCGCCACCCGTGCGGACGTGGTGGAGGCGGCCCGCGCGACCTGCGCCGACCGCTTCATCCGCACCCTGTCGCAGGGGTACGACACGGTCCTGGACGACGAGTCCGGCGGTGTCAGCGCCGGGGAGAAGCAGCTGATCACGGTCGCGCGGGCGTTCCTCGCCCGGCCCGCCGTACTCGTCCTGGACGAGGCGACCAGTTCCGTGGACACCCGCACCGAGCTGCTGATCCAGCGGGCCATGAACACCCTGCGGGCGGGCCGGACGAGCTTCGTGATCGCGCACCGCCTGTCCACCATCCGGGACGCCGACGTCATCGTCGTGATGGACTCCGGCCGCATCGTGGAACAGGGCACCCACGACCAACTCCTCGCGGCCCAGGGCGCGTACGCCCGCCTCCACGCGTCCCGCGCGAACGCCCCGACGGCCGAGGTGACGGCCGGCTGACCGGCCCGCGCGGCTGGTGTCAGCCGCGTGTCCACCTCTGGTTGGAGCCGCCGTTGCAGGTGTAGAGCTCGATCTTGGTGCCGTTGGCGGTCTTCTGGCCGATCACGTCCAGGCAGAGGCCGGACTGGACTCCGGTGACGGTGCCGTCGGCGTTGAGGTTCCACTGCTGGTTGGTGCCGCCGTTGCAGGTGTAGATGTCCACGATGGTGCCGGGGGTCCTGCCCTGCTGGTAGGCGTCGAGGCACTTGTCGCCGTACACCTGGAGCTGCTTGCCGGAGGTGTAGAGCCACTGCTGGTTGGCGCCGCCGAGGCAGTCCCAGATCTGGAGTTGGGTGCCGTCGGTGTGGGATCGGTCGGTCACGTCCAGGCAGCGGTTGGAGGCCGCGGAGCGCAGGGAGGAGGCCACTCCCCATCCGTACCTGATCCGGTCGGCTCCGCTGACGTTGGTGGTGGTCAGGGTGAGGTCGGTGCCGGAGCCGCTCAGGGTCTGCAGGGTGTAGGAGTCGCCGGTGCGCAGGCCGGGCCAGTACACCGAGCCCATGCCGAGGGCGCGGACGGTGTCGGTGTCGGCGCGCAGGTAGCGCACGAAGTTGTCGGTGCTGCTCGCGTTGTTGTAGTCAAGGCCGGTGGTCATCGGGGAGCCGAACTCGTCCAGGACGGTGCGCGAGGCGCAACCGCCGATGCGGTTCTTGAGGTCGGTGACCCAGTCGTTGTAGGTGTGGGTGCCCCAGAAGCCGTAGTGGTGCAGGGACAGGTAGGTACCGCTCAGCCGGGAGTCGGCGCAGACAGTGGTGACGTTGTCGTTGTAGCCGGAGCCGCTGACGAAGACACGGTCCCGGGGGATCGAGGGGCGGTCGGTGATCCACTGGGCGGCCAGGTTCGCCCAGGCGGAGGCGGTGTAGCCGAAGGGCTCGTTCATCGGCTCGAAGTACACCAGGCCGTTGCTGCCGTACTTGGCGGTGACGGTGTTCCACATGGTGTTCCACGCGTTGGTGTCGTCGACCTTGCCGTCCTTGTGGCTGAGGCCCTCCCAATAGCCGAGGACGACCTTGAAGCCCATGGCGGTGGCGGCATCAATGGCCCCGGTGTAGGCGTTCCACCAGCTGGTGCCGACGGAGTACGGATTGATAGGCAGGCGCACGGTGTCGGCGCCGAGATTGTTCCGGAAACCGGTCAGGACGGCGGTGGCCTTGGCGTGGACGGTGGCGTAGCTGTCGGCGGTGGACAGGCCGGAAGGGACGACGGGATTGTCGGCGTAGTTGTCGCGCGGGTCCGCCCAGTTGACGCCGTGGAACCCGCCGGCCGCGAGCGTGCTCGGGCCGGTGGACGCGACGGCGGGCGGCGCCGTGCCCAGCAGGGCGGTCACCGCCATCGCCAGGGCGGTCACCGCCGTGACCAGGGTGGACGCCGTGAGGGGGCGGCGGACGGAAGGAACCATGCTCGCCATGTGTGCCTTTCTGGCCTGCCGGCGCGTCGCCGCGCCGGCGATCCTGACGGCGTCCCGCCGTACGGAGCGAGTGTGAAGGTTCCGCCATGAACACGTCAACACCTCTGGCGTCAAGCGCCGTAAGCGAGTCGCCCGACAGCCGCCGCCCGCCCAGCGCGTGCCCGCGACCCCCACGCACTCACCGCCGCCCCACGAAAACGCGACGAGGACCCCGACCGTCAGGTCGAGGCCCTCGCTCGCGTCAACCGTTACTCATCGTCTCGGAACACCTTCTCCAGTGCGCGACGCAGACCGAGACGCCGACCCTCCTGGTGCGCACGTGTGTACTCGATTTCGCCGAGTGACCTACGGGCGTTCTGGAGACCGCGTTCGCGGTGGGCGGTCAGAAGGGCGAAGCCGAAGAGCCGAGGAGCGCCGGACGGGTGCCACACCCGGTCCACGGCCCCGAGGACGACCGCCGCTGAGCGTGCCTCGCCAGAGGAGGAGAGCACCCAGGCCAGGGTTTCGCTGAGGGCTGCCTCCCCCATGTGTTCGTCGATCTCTCTGGTGTGCTGGAGCGCACGATGGAGGAGTTGCAGGGCGACCTTCGGCCGCCCTGCTTCACCGTGGTCGACGGCGAGGGCCCACAGCAGCCAGCACCGGTGCCATGTGTCTCCTTGAGCCTCGGACAACGCCAGTGCTTGTTCAAGTAGGGGAGTGGAGCGAGCGTGGTCGCCCTGGAGCACGGCGGCGAAGCCGAGTTGGGCGATGCACTGCTGCTGTGTCAAAAGCGAGGCGGGCCAGCACTCGGTTGACAGGGAGGACTGTGCGTACCGTGCGGAGGTCTCCGTGTCCCCGGTGACCAGTGCCGCCAGGCTGCGCAGCTGTAGAAACGCGGCGGTGAGTTCAGCCCTTTCCGTCCGGAGCGACGAAGGGTCCGAAGTGCCGGACGCGGCGGGCGTGTCGGACAGGGCACGTTCGCCCCGGCTGATCGCCTCCTTGGCGCTGCTGTGGTCTCCGTGGAGGAGTAACAAGAAGCCGGACACCCATGCGGCCTGACACCATGTGGTGGTGGCTGCCGGGGAGGGAGGCTGCGGGTGCCGTTCGAGGATCTTCCGCATCCAGTGTGCGCCCTCCCCCACATTGGCCGACGTCAGACAGTGCAGCCAGAAGCCGAGGGACGCGCGCAGCACGCTCTCCGCGGGCTCACCGGTCGGCGGCGGTGCGGTGACGATCTGCCGCAAGTTGGGGTGCTCGGCGCGCAGTCGACGCAGCCAGTCGGCCTGTCCGGACGAGCCGTAAGCGATCCCAGCCTGTGCGGCGAGGTTGAGATACCACGCACGGTGGCGACGCAGGGCGTGCTGCGCCTGTCCGCTCTCCGCGAGGCGTTCCTGCCCGTAGGCACGAACGGTTTCGAGCATGTGCAGGCGGGTCTTGCCGCCTGTTTCGACCCTGGTGAGAAGTGACTTGTCCACGAGGCCGGCCAAGGCTTCGAACGCTTCGTCGGCTGCGGCAGCATCGGGGACTTCGCCTATTTCGGCGTGCCCGCAGAGCTGCTCGGCATCGGTCAGCAGTACCCCGCCGGAACACAGCGACAGCTGCTGCCAGGCCGTTCGCTCGGCCTCGGTGCACAACTCGTAGCTCCAGTCGAAGAGTGCACGCAGCGCCTGGTGGCGAGGGTGTGCTGTGCGGTCGCCGCCGCCGACGCCGAGCAGACGGAACCGGTGGTCGAGCCGTTCCAGTAGTTCGTCGAGAGTCAGTGAGCGCAGCCGTCGTGCGGCGATCTCCAAGGCGAGGGGCAGGCCGTCCAGCCTCTGGCACACACGAGCGACGGCGTGCTGGTTTTCCTCGGTGACCCGGAAACCGGGGGAGGCAGCCTCGGCTCGGTTGGCGAAGAGGGTCATGGCCGGCGAGGCCACGGCGTCCTCGTCCATGCCGCGTACTTTGTGCAGGTGCCCGTTCGCCAAGGCAGGCAGACCCAACGGCCTCACCTGCAGCACATGCTCGGCACCGATATCAAGGGGCTGCCGGCTGGTGGCGAGGATGTGCAGTTCCGGCGAGTGTGCGAGCAAGTCACGGACGGCGCGGGCGCATCCGTCCAGTACGTGCTCACAGTTGTCGAGCAGGAGGAGGACCCTACGTCCCCGTAGCGCCCCTGCAAGTGGGGACAAGGGGTCCTGCCCCGCCCTGGCAAGCACGCCGACGGCGGAGGCGACTGCCTCAGCGACAGCGTGGTCGCTGCCGAGGTCGGCCAGCTCCGCACAGTACGTGCCGCCCGCGAATCGCTCGGCTGCCTCACGGACGATT from Streptomyces sp. 6-11-2 encodes:
- a CDS encoding GDP-mannose 4,6-dehydratase; amino-acid sequence: MPKRALITGITGQDGSYLAEHLLSQGYQVWGLIRGQANPRKSRVSRLVSELSFVDGDLMDQASLVSAVDRVQPDEVYNLGAISFVPMSWQQAELVTEVNGMGVLRVLEAIRMVSGLSMSRTAGPEGQIRFYQASSSEMFGKVAETPQRETTLFHPRSPYGAAKAYGHFITRNYRESFGMYAVSGMLFNHESPRRGQEFVTRKISLAVARIKLGLQDKLALGNMDAVRDWGYAGDYVRAMHLMLQQDAGDDYVIGTGEMHTVRDAVRYAFEHVGLDWEDHVVIDPDLVRPAEVEVLCADSSKAQAQLGWKPSVDFPELMRMMVDADLALVSRQNELDDLLLAHSW
- a CDS encoding ABC transporter ATP-binding protein; protein product: MLLRLMRTRLRPYAGSVVALVALHLVQILGTLLLPTLGAALIDEGVVREDSDRIDAIGAAMAVVALVQIAAALGAAALGARTSTALGRDLRSAVFRRVLDFSAREIGRFGTPSLLTRSVNDVQQVQNLAQSGLGIFVAAPLMCLGSVVLALRQDVPLALILVPMVLVVGVCFGFLLARMAALYARLQRTLDRLGRLLRERITGVRVVRSFARDSYESERFTRTNEKLFGLSLGVGRLIAVMLPSVLLLMNLFTLALLWVGARRIDAGSMQIGSLSAFLSYLSLILMSVVMLAFVFLNVPRARVCAERITEVLDAETDVVPPTAPRPMTGPAGQVELLDAEFRYPGAENAVLRDLSLTLKPGERVAVLGSTGSGKTTLLHLILRLVDATAGEVRIGGTDVRELDPSVLAGAVGYVPQRPYLFAGTVATNLRFGRPDATDEELWEVLRVAQADDFVARLGGLGAEIAQGGTTVSGGQRQRLAIARALLRRPAVYLFDDSFSALDQSTEAALREALVPHTAGATVITVAQRVASVRDSDRIVVLDQGGIAATGTHDALLRDSPTYREIALSQRTREETAHGAGRS
- a CDS encoding ABC transporter ATP-binding protein, with protein sequence MAPDVPEEHEEAREEAAREEEARESDRPVRRLAGLLRPHRRSVGLALAAGVVGILLNAFGPLLLGRVTDLIADGVLGHGGPAPGVDFGALGRLLQILLVLYVTASVFMLVQNWLVASVVRLLIHDLRHRAQEKLARLPLRHFDRQPAGETLSRSTDDVDNLQQTLQQTLTDLISSVFSLVIMLSLMLIISPSLAGVMLLSVPVSGLLAAWIAKRAQPRYAAQWAASGTLTAHVEEMCAGHALVKAFDRRAEAERRFDERNEAVYRAGSGAQFASGAIEPVMMFVANLGYVAVAVVGAWKVVDGSLTLGDVQAFILYARQFSQPIVEIASVAGRLQSGVASAQRVFTLLDAPEQDPEPRRPLAVERAEGRVEFQDVSFRYSPDVPLIEGLSLSVEPGSTVAIVGPSGAGKTTVANLLMRFYEIDSGRILLDGTDIAAMNRDDLRSRFGLVLQDTWLFKGTIAENIAYGTPGATRADVVEAARATCADRFIRTLSQGYDTVLDDESGGVSAGEKQLITVARAFLARPAVLVLDEATSSVDTRTELLIQRAMNTLRAGRTSFVIAHRLSTIRDADVIVVMDSGRIVEQGTHDQLLAAQGAYARLHASRANAPTAEVTAG
- a CDS encoding ricin-type beta-trefoil lectin domain protein — translated: MASMVPSVRRPLTASTLVTAVTALAMAVTALLGTAPPAVASTGPSTLAAGGFHGVNWADPRDNYADNPVVPSGLSTADSYATVHAKATAVLTGFRNNLGADTVRLPINPYSVGTSWWNAYTGAIDAATAMGFKVVLGYWEGLSHKDGKVDDTNAWNTMWNTVTAKYGSNGLVYFEPMNEPFGYTASAWANLAAQWITDRPSIPRDRVFVSGSGYNDNVTTVCADSRLSGTYLSLHHYGFWGTHTYNDWVTDLKNRIGGCASRTVLDEFGSPMTTGLDYNNASSTDNFVRYLRADTDTVRALGMGSVYWPGLRTGDSYTLQTLSGSGTDLTLTTTNVSGADRIRYGWGVASSLRSAASNRCLDVTDRSHTDGTQLQIWDCLGGANQQWLYTSGKQLQVYGDKCLDAYQQGRTPGTIVDIYTCNGGTNQQWNLNADGTVTGVQSGLCLDVIGQKTANGTKIELYTCNGGSNQRWTRG